The Klebsiella sp. RHBSTW-00484 genome includes a window with the following:
- a CDS encoding amidohydrolase has product MSASEITIFAAKKIITMCPNRPETTHVAVRGDRILGTGTLEELTGFGEYQMDNTFADKVLMPGLIEAHSHVTGGGMWQFPYVGYYDRPDHTGKIWQGCRSFDDVVSALQAVERTMTDPHAPLIAWGVDPIYFGSEKLGREHLDRVSTTRPVAVIHMSIHLMGANTAALHDCGIFDDCQIEGVVKNEDGTLHGELVEFAAMGPILNKYGFWDELTTEIAIANFGQEAFRAGCTSAADMGLTDFSNPELMTNYIRMTREEDFPIRLLVAYGPPFVKKPFQQALDFAPDVMRHGHEKMHFGPMKIFLDGSIQGGSGRMLEPFYYLDGHNGAWNATPEEVEQQVYDIMSRGYQVHCHCNGDEASEAFIKAVEKTLNRIPAVNHRAVMQHAQMLREDQFKRIKEIGMCVNFFSNHVYYWGDQHYSKTMGPERAMRMDACGSAVRHGIPFAFHSDCGITPINPLFTGWCAVNRLTASGRVLGEAEKISVDQALHAMTLGAAWTMKMDHLIGSIECGKYADFTVLEDDPQAIEPVQLKDVKVWGTVLGGKKQPIQ; this is encoded by the coding sequence ATGTCAGCATCAGAAATCACGATTTTTGCCGCTAAGAAAATCATTACGATGTGTCCGAACCGCCCGGAAACGACCCATGTGGCGGTGCGTGGCGACCGTATTTTAGGCACCGGCACGCTTGAAGAACTCACCGGTTTTGGCGAATACCAGATGGATAACACCTTCGCTGATAAAGTACTGATGCCTGGCCTGATTGAGGCCCATTCGCACGTCACTGGCGGCGGCATGTGGCAGTTCCCTTACGTCGGATATTACGACCGCCCGGACCATACTGGTAAAATCTGGCAGGGTTGCCGTTCTTTTGATGATGTCGTCAGCGCGCTGCAGGCCGTTGAACGCACGATGACCGACCCGCACGCGCCGCTGATTGCCTGGGGCGTTGACCCGATTTATTTCGGCAGCGAGAAGCTGGGACGCGAGCATCTTGACCGGGTTTCCACTACCCGTCCGGTCGCTGTTATCCATATGAGCATCCACCTGATGGGCGCCAATACCGCCGCGCTGCACGATTGCGGGATTTTTGACGACTGCCAGATTGAAGGGGTGGTGAAAAACGAAGACGGTACGCTGCACGGCGAGCTGGTGGAATTTGCCGCCATGGGGCCGATTCTAAATAAATATGGTTTTTGGGATGAACTGACCACCGAAATCGCCATCGCCAATTTCGGCCAGGAAGCGTTTCGCGCGGGCTGTACCAGCGCGGCGGATATGGGTCTGACCGATTTCAGCAATCCTGAGCTGATGACCAACTACATCCGCATGACCCGTGAAGAGGATTTCCCGATTCGCTTGCTGGTAGCCTACGGTCCTCCATTCGTTAAGAAACCGTTCCAGCAAGCGCTGGATTTTGCCCCAGACGTGATGCGCCACGGCCACGAAAAAATGCATTTCGGCCCGATGAAAATCTTCCTCGACGGCTCTATCCAGGGCGGGTCCGGACGTATGCTGGAACCGTTCTATTATCTGGATGGCCATAACGGCGCGTGGAACGCCACTCCGGAAGAGGTGGAGCAGCAGGTCTATGACATTATGTCCCGTGGCTACCAGGTTCACTGTCACTGTAACGGCGACGAGGCTTCGGAAGCGTTTATTAAAGCCGTTGAGAAGACCCTGAACCGCATTCCGGCAGTTAACCACCGCGCAGTGATGCAGCACGCGCAGATGCTGCGTGAAGATCAGTTTAAACGCATTAAAGAGATCGGTATGTGCGTGAACTTCTTCAGCAATCACGTCTATTACTGGGGCGATCAGCATTACAGCAAAACCATGGGCCCAGAGCGCGCGATGCGCATGGACGCCTGCGGCAGCGCGGTACGTCACGGTATTCCTTTCGCTTTCCACAGCGACTGCGGTATCACGCCCATCAACCCCCTGTTCACCGGCTGGTGCGCGGTTAACCGCCTCACCGCCTCCGGACGCGTGCTGGGCGAAGCGGAGAAAATCTCCGTCGATCAGGCGCTGCACGCCATGACCCTGGGCGCGGCATGGACCATGAAAATGGACCATCTGATCGGCAGCATCGAATGCGGCAAATACGCCGACTTCACGGTGCTGGAAGACGATCCGCAGGCCATTGAGCCGGTCCAGCTTAAAGATGTGAAGGTATGGGGCACCGTGCTGGGCGGTAAGAAACAGCCAATCCAGTAA
- a CDS encoding MFS transporter has translation MTTNTVLNSPGMSRNASADTAMKWLPLLVLCLAQLSTSGDNATLSIATGALVKDLHASMDLISIANAMYSLAAGSLMVAAGMAGLIVGWKKTFRIGCALLFLAELTAYFSPNMIVFTYGARLLSGIGGSFMIPSVLGLIASNYQGRQQAIAFGAIGAASGVSFAAGPLICGLLVDHLGWRAAFAAIACLCIVIFSGSFLVPTPAKPDRKVVFDLPGVVLTVIGLFSVILGFLKVSSWGLLTPFNAPFTIMGMSPAPFLVLFGLVVLAIMLKWERHREATTGSALIPLSFLATPQVRNGLYLTAFIFLAYGSGIFVTVSFVQVVAGLNGIETGLMILPFALGVVVCSLGLPIVWKNANPKRMCQSALLIGTLGSVLCIFGFGPSDFSMIVPVGMCLIGISMGIVSAYSSYIVTSALPARDAQQSGGVQATSRNVGQAIGVAVCGMVMLTAITMTVQGMASNDASLSQDTQQKVANMSVIPYLSDTGFTKLMLDQGVKQKDVSELNQVYKTARLKATRAGMMATAVMTLLFLFGTRNLPVRAKGSDDVAGEEPRAKKSRT, from the coding sequence ATGACTACCAATACCGTTCTTAACTCTCCCGGTATGTCGCGCAACGCGTCCGCCGATACGGCAATGAAGTGGCTACCGCTGCTGGTGCTGTGTCTCGCCCAGCTATCGACATCCGGCGATAACGCCACCCTGAGCATCGCCACCGGCGCGCTGGTGAAAGACCTGCACGCCTCAATGGATCTTATCAGCATCGCCAACGCCATGTATTCGTTGGCTGCCGGTTCCCTGATGGTTGCCGCCGGTATGGCCGGGCTTATCGTTGGTTGGAAAAAAACCTTCCGCATCGGCTGCGCGCTGCTGTTCCTTGCTGAACTGACCGCCTACTTCTCACCGAACATGATCGTCTTCACCTACGGCGCTCGCCTGCTTTCCGGTATTGGCGGGAGCTTTATGATCCCGTCCGTGTTGGGGCTGATCGCCAGTAACTATCAGGGTCGTCAGCAGGCCATTGCCTTTGGTGCCATCGGGGCAGCAAGCGGGGTCTCCTTCGCCGCCGGGCCGTTGATTTGCGGCCTGCTGGTTGACCATCTCGGCTGGCGCGCAGCATTTGCCGCCATCGCCTGCCTGTGCATCGTCATCTTCAGCGGCTCATTCCTGGTCCCTACGCCAGCGAAGCCGGATCGCAAAGTGGTGTTCGATCTGCCGGGCGTAGTTTTGACCGTCATCGGCCTGTTCAGCGTGATCCTCGGCTTCCTGAAAGTATCAAGCTGGGGTCTGCTTACGCCATTCAACGCGCCGTTCACGATTATGGGCATGAGTCCGGCGCCGTTCCTGGTGCTGTTTGGCCTGGTGGTACTGGCGATTATGCTGAAATGGGAGCGCCATCGCGAAGCCACAACCGGCAGCGCGCTGATCCCGCTGTCGTTCCTTGCCACGCCGCAGGTGCGTAACGGCCTCTACCTGACCGCATTTATCTTCCTTGCCTATGGCTCTGGTATTTTTGTTACCGTGAGCTTTGTGCAGGTTGTCGCCGGACTGAACGGTATCGAAACCGGCCTGATGATCCTGCCGTTTGCGCTGGGCGTGGTAGTGTGTTCGCTGGGTCTGCCGATTGTGTGGAAAAACGCTAACCCGAAACGGATGTGCCAAAGCGCGCTGCTGATCGGCACGCTCGGTTCCGTTCTGTGCATCTTCGGCTTCGGTCCGTCTGATTTCAGCATGATCGTGCCGGTAGGGATGTGTCTGATAGGCATCAGCATGGGCATCGTTTCCGCCTACTCCAGCTATATTGTAACCAGCGCTCTGCCAGCACGAGATGCACAGCAGTCCGGTGGCGTACAAGCAACATCGCGTAACGTAGGCCAGGCCATCGGCGTTGCGGTCTGCGGTATGGTCATGCTGACGGCGATCACCATGACGGTACAGGGAATGGCAAGCAACGACGCATCGCTAAGCCAGGATACACAGCAGAAGGTGGCGAATATGTCCGTGATCCCTTACCTCAGCGACACCGGTTTTACTAAGCTGATGCTGGATCAGGGTGTTAAGCAAAAAGATGTCTCTGAACTCAATCAGGTGTATAAAACCGCGCGCCTGAAAGCCACGCGGGCGGGCATGATGGCCACCGCTGTAATGACGCTACTGTTTTTATTCGGAACGCGGAATCTGCCTGTTCGCGCCAAAGGTTCCGATGACGTCGCAGGAGAAGAACCGCGTGCGAAAAAGTCCAGAACCTGA
- a CDS encoding MFS transporter, translated as MVDNPTKTSWLPLIVLCFAQFLASADNVTLSIATQALMSDLHATLGQISTANTMYPLIAGTFMVAGGMLGCIWGWRMLFRIGCLIFILAEVGAFFSPSITVFTWGARLTAGIGGSLMIPAVFGLISSLYQQRQRVTAFGALGASSGISFACGPILCGYLLDHVGWRVAFASLGLLALLILLCSTVIPSADKKRTSIPFDTPGFLLGTLGLFLTIFGILRIPVWGLIMPFDASVNVLGLSPAPFVTLSGLIVLLIMLRWERHFEAKTGYALLPSVFLKTRLVRHGLYLTGWIFFAYSSAIFTVVSFAQIVKNVSAMETGLLILPFAICLAACSLGLPLFIQQRNPRRQCQMGLIAGLSGALIAAVALHVTGFTPALMALGLCLIGAGMGTIAANAPILVTTGAGNHHAEQSGGVQAASRDIGQALGMALISTVMLTVLTFLMKYQVQHDLAISLPARQIVEHLNFIPWISDRAFHQFIQTQNLASGDLMNILSHYQQSRLQSTRYGLLAMAIVTLLLFIRLRDLPKSS; from the coding sequence GTGGTCGATAACCCCACGAAGACAAGCTGGTTACCCCTGATTGTCCTGTGCTTCGCACAGTTTCTGGCCTCTGCCGACAACGTCACGCTCAGCATTGCCACTCAGGCACTGATGAGCGACCTGCACGCCACGCTGGGGCAAATCAGTACCGCAAATACAATGTACCCGCTTATTGCGGGCACGTTTATGGTCGCAGGAGGCATGTTGGGGTGCATCTGGGGTTGGCGAATGTTGTTCCGTATCGGGTGCCTGATTTTTATCCTTGCTGAGGTTGGCGCATTTTTCTCACCGTCTATCACCGTCTTTACCTGGGGTGCGCGTTTGACGGCCGGGATTGGCGGCAGCCTGATGATCCCTGCCGTTTTCGGCCTGATCTCCTCACTTTATCAACAGCGACAACGCGTCACCGCTTTTGGCGCGCTGGGTGCCTCCAGCGGTATTTCATTCGCCTGCGGGCCAATATTATGCGGATATTTACTCGATCACGTCGGCTGGCGCGTGGCGTTTGCTTCGCTTGGTCTGCTGGCGCTGCTTATTTTACTCTGCTCCACCGTCATCCCCAGCGCCGATAAGAAACGGACGTCGATCCCGTTCGATACGCCGGGATTTCTGTTAGGCACCCTGGGGTTATTCCTGACGATTTTCGGTATTCTGCGCATCCCGGTTTGGGGGCTGATTATGCCCTTTGATGCCTCAGTAAACGTTCTTGGCCTGAGCCCCGCGCCTTTCGTCACGCTCAGTGGTCTTATCGTGCTTTTAATCATGCTGCGCTGGGAGCGCCATTTTGAAGCCAAAACCGGCTACGCGCTCCTTCCCTCCGTGTTCCTCAAAACGCGCCTTGTGCGCCATGGGCTATATCTCACAGGCTGGATATTTTTTGCCTACAGCTCCGCTATTTTCACCGTAGTGAGTTTTGCGCAAATCGTCAAAAACGTATCGGCAATGGAAACCGGGTTGCTGATACTCCCTTTTGCGATTTGCCTCGCCGCCTGTTCTCTGGGGTTGCCGCTGTTTATCCAGCAGCGAAACCCGCGTCGTCAGTGCCAAATGGGGCTGATTGCGGGGTTGTCTGGGGCTCTTATTGCCGCCGTGGCGCTGCACGTAACCGGGTTTACCCCTGCGCTTATGGCGTTGGGGCTTTGTTTGATAGGCGCGGGAATGGGGACAATCGCAGCCAATGCCCCGATACTGGTCACTACGGGCGCGGGAAATCATCACGCAGAGCAGTCAGGTGGCGTTCAGGCGGCTTCGCGTGATATCGGGCAAGCGTTGGGAATGGCGCTGATCAGTACCGTTATGCTGACCGTGTTAACCTTCCTGATGAAATATCAGGTACAGCACGACCTGGCCATCAGCCTGCCCGCCCGGCAAATCGTTGAGCATCTCAACTTCATTCCCTGGATAAGCGATCGCGCTTTTCATCAGTTTATACAAACGCAAAACCTGGCCTCCGGCGATCTGATGAACATCCTGAGTCATTATCAGCAGAGCCGACTGCAGAGCACACGCTATGGGCTACTGGCGATGGCGATCGTGACTTTGCTCCTGTTTATCCGCCTGCGTGACCTGCCGAAGTCATCGTAG
- the cyaY gene encoding iron donor protein CyaY — translation MNDSEFHRLADTLWMTIEERLDDWDGDSDIDCEINGGVLTISFENGSKIIINRQEPLHQVWLAAKQGGYHFDLKGDEWICDRSGESFWDLLEQAATNQAGEEVSFR, via the coding sequence ATGAACGACAGTGAATTCCATCGCCTGGCCGATACCTTGTGGATGACCATCGAAGAACGTCTGGATGACTGGGACGGCGACAGCGATATCGACTGCGAAATCAACGGCGGCGTGCTGACCATCAGTTTTGAAAATGGCAGCAAAATCATTATTAACCGTCAGGAGCCACTGCACCAGGTGTGGCTGGCAGCCAAGCAAGGCGGCTATCATTTCGACCTAAAAGGCGATGAGTGGATTTGCGACCGCAGCGGCGAAAGCTTCTGGGATCTACTGGAACAGGCGGCAACGAATCAGGCCGGTGAAGAAGTGAGTTTTCGTTAA